A window of the Phragmites australis chromosome 20, lpPhrAust1.1, whole genome shotgun sequence genome harbors these coding sequences:
- the LOC133902507 gene encoding protein SOSEKI 3-like isoform X1 gives MSSSSEEATRVQATMEGRPTGRGSPGSSGTRVTVVYYLCRNGRHLEHPHLMELLLASPRLYLRDVLSRLDAVRGKGMAAIYSWSCKRRYKTGFVWHDVSEDDVLLPAQGSEYVLKGSLLHHSPPPALAPPPPPPEQQQQKKNVDTTITPKVQCVKPTSPTPEQESPLSQEGCWTTTSSWPPSPPAPAPAPAPMVEAPPALLQQQQQPQPQPQPVRSSFSSITGDGDEEAAHSSSSGNSSSPDNPTRGSSGSTPCSSGGASSPGSPPRLTPYNKHKPGHNSVAGHDAATQTDGIPPARREVQKDTSSMSGMAAAPTEDGHRGGSSSSGTGGRSGTLETLIRAEALGRRGAATKRILLEEEEEEDKEAVQSLGAKLKPANLLMRLVACGWTMSARHHPACGLMHKPHHVHVDLPPSSPVLSPLGALIMRPPQTVGDRVSESGGDCCGHCRGSFRQTAAAAGNGDESAKGMPTSSSCKHDGVSEKEGTVRELVSLESSSKCTPQTIKMSSCEQSRSRTTLISITTDLSGEHDSSSGPSLKTLSTGTSKRMTHPTSGKIPSPRVVSFHDEKEKVVKIEERLASGARVIIQCAPLLKDSYISATAM, from the exons ATGTCGTCCTCGTCGGAGGAAGCAACAAGGGTTCAGGCAACAATGGAGGGGAGGCCGACGGGCCGTGGCAGCCCAGGCTCATCAGGGACGAGGGTGACGGTGGTGTACTACCTGTGTCGCAACGGCCGCCACCTGGAGCACCCGCACTTGATGGAGCTGCTCCTCGCCTCCCCCCGCCTCTACCTCCGAG ATGTGTTGAGCCGGCTGGACGCGGTGAGAGGGAAGGGCATGGCCGCCATCTACTCCTGGTCCTGCAAAAG gAGGTACAAGACCGGATTCGTCTGGCACGATGTGTCGGAGGATGATGTGCTGCTGCCTGCGCAGGGCAGCGAGTACGTCCTCAAGGgctccctcctccaccactcGCCACCACCTGCACTTGcacctccgccgccaccaccag agcagcagcagcagaagaagaATGTCGACACAACCATTACTCCAAAGGTCCAGTGTGTCAAGCCAACTTCTCCTACTCCTGAACAAGAGTCGCCACTCTCACAGGAAGGCTGCTGGACTACTACTTCATCGTggccgccatctcctcctgctcctgctcccgctcccgctcccatGGTCGAGGCGCCACCTGCGCTCctgcagcaacagcaacagccaCAGCCACAGCCACAGCCAGTGCGGTCATCATTTTCTTCCATCACCGGGGACGGGGACGAGGAGGCAGCTCATTCAAGCTCTTCAGGCAACTCATCGTCTCCTGATAATCCAACCAGAGGCTCAAGTGGAAGCACGCCTTGCTCCTCAGGTGGCGCAAGCTCTCCTGGTTCTCCACCTAGACTCACGccttacaacaagcacaagccCGGGCACAACTCCGTTGCAGGGCATGATGCAGCGACGCAAACCGATGGAATACCACCAGCTAGGAGGGAGGTTCAGAAGGACACTAGTAGCATGTCGGGCATGGCGGCCGCGCCTACCGAAGACGGCCATCGAGGAGGATCTTCCTCCTCCGGCACCGGCGGTAGGAGCGGGACCTTGGAGACCCTGATAAGGGCCGAGGCTCTTGGCAGGAGAGGTGCAGCTACAAAGAGGATCCtactagaggaggaggaggaggaggacaaggaaGCAGTGCAGTCGCTGGGCGCGAAGCTGAAGCCAGCCAACCTGCTGATGCGGCTGGTGGCTTGTGGGTGGACCATGTCCGCGAGGCACCACCCTGCCTGTGGCCTCATGCACAAGCCCCACCATGTTCATGTTGATCTGCCGCCGTCATCTCCAGTCTTGTCTCCCCTCGGCGCACTCATCATGCGTCCTCCTCAAACTGTTGGAGACAGAGTCTCAGAATCAGGAGGAGATTGCTGCGGCCATTGCAGAGGGAGCTTCCGTCAAACTGCTGCAGCTGCAGGCAATGGGGATGAGTCAGCCAAAGGGATGCCCACCTCTTCGTCTTGCAAACACGACGG AGTTTCTGAAAAAGAAGGCACCGTAAGGGAATTAGTTAGTTTGGAGAGCTCAAGCAAATGTACCCCACAAacaatcaagatgtcatcatgTGAGCAATCCAGGAGCCGCACGACACTGATATCGATAACCACAGATCTCAGTGGTGAACATGACTCTAGCAGTGGGCCTTCGCTCAAGACCTTATCAACAGGTACGAGCAAAAGGATGACCCATCCAACGTCAGGGAAAATACCTTCTCCAAGAGTAGTATCATTCCATGATGAAAAGGAGAAAGTGGTCAAGATTGAAGAAAG GCTTGCTTCTGGAGCTCGTGTCATAATCCAGTGTGCACCCTTACTCAAAGACAGTTACATCAGTGCCACAGCAATGTAA
- the LOC133902509 gene encoding uncharacterized protein LOC133902509 — MDPSRPLLGRGALLSSSFHAAAGFLVVVLLLLTLLRFPLSISPHAVSTVSDQKLSQRICDPTSPLDCADPQLFHLMMRSAIDTFHAVHFSRFGRPVPGDPPSASCDMAWRARSDSDSPSKATTKDYRRFAIARHPVTCAYSVLSIGDYHSGPNARKPRRVATNATIAPPPPPALSRSQFAQGAYLAYLGGGDRCKPMPHYLRSLLCALTEARYLNRTLVLDLTLCLAASYAAPGTGGMPEEGKRLAFYVDVDHLHSQFAIIEGTKFWADWDKWGVQGQLGARLIEDTRLAPIKFSKARDTLIVRKFGDVEPGNYWYNVCEGEAKRVLRPLRPAIRWAPSLMHIVNNIISRMQADFDSVHTGGNVDDLSQRIQEGVDGGRQVYVAGIGVNSALVEALKAKYRVHYLDEFEDLWGTDSKWFLEMRRLNGGVPVEFDGYMREVVDREVFLKGKKKVEVLQ; from the coding sequence ATGGACCCGAGCCGCCCGCTGCTAGGGCGCGGCGccctcctttcctcctccttccaCGCCGCCGCGGGGTTCCTCgttgtcgtcctcctcctcctcacgctgCTCCGCTTCCCCCTCTCCATCTCCCCACACGCCGTCTCCACCGTCAGCGACCAGAAGCTGTCTCAGCGTATCTGCGATCCCACCTCCCCCCTGGACTGCGCCGATCCGCAGCTATTCCACCTCATGATGCGCAGCGCCATCGACACCTTCCACGCCGTCCACTTCTCCCGCTTTGGCCGCCCCGTCCCCGGCGACCCCCCCTCCGCCTCCTGCGACATGGCCTGGCGCGCCCGCTCTGATTCCGACTCCccctccaaggccaccaccaaGGACTACCGCCGCTTCGCCATCGCCCGCCACCCCGTCACCTGCGCCTACTCCGTCCTCTCCATCGGCGACTACCACTCCGGCCCCAACGCCCGCAAGCCCCGCCGCGTCGCCACCAACGCCACCATCGCCCCTCCGCCCCCGCCCGCCCTCTCCCGCTCTCAGTTTGCCCAGGGCGCCTACCTCGCCtacctcggcggcggcgaccgaTGCAAGCCCATGCCGCACTACCTGCGCAGCCTCCTCTGCGCCCTCACCGAAGCACGCTACCTCAACCGCACCCTAGTCCTCGATCTCACACTCTGCCTCGCCGCCTCCTACGCCGCGCCGGGGACAGGGGGGATGCCAGAGGAGGGCAAGCGCCTCGCcttctacgtcgacgtcgaccacCTCCACTCTCAGTTCGCCATCATCGAGGGGACCAAGTTCTGGGCGGATTGGGATAAGTGGGGAGTGCAGGGCCAGCTCGGGGCCCGCCTCATCGAGGATACCAGGCTCGCGCCTATCAAGTTCTCCAAGGCCAGGGATACCCTCATCGTCAGGAAATTTGGGGACGTCGAGCCAGGGAACTATTGGTACAATGTCTGCGAGGGTGAAGCGAAGCGTGTGCTCCGCCCGCTGCGCCCGGCAATACGCTGGGCGCCGAGCTTGATGCACATTGTCAATAATATCATCTCAAGGATGCAAGCAGACTTTGATTCGGTCCATACCGGTGGCAACGTTGATGACCTCAGTCAGAGGATCCAGGAAGGTGTTGATGGAGGGCGGCAGGTGTATGTCGCAGGGATAGGGGTCAACAGTGCATTGGTGGAGGCGCTTAAGGCGAAGTATCGCGTGCATTACCTGGATGAGTTTGAGGACCTGTGGGGGACAGACAGCAAGTGGTTCTTGGAGATGAGGAGGCTCAATGGTGGGGTTCCTGTAGAGTTTGATGGGTACATGCGCGAGGTCGTCGATAGGGAGGTCTTCCTCaaagggaagaagaaggtggaggtgctccagtga
- the LOC133902507 gene encoding protein SOSEKI 3-like isoform X2, whose product MSSSSEEATRVQATMEGRPTGRGSPGSSGTRVTVVYYLCRNGRHLEHPHLMELLLASPRLYLRDVLSRLDAVRGKGMAAIYSWSCKRRYKTGFVWHDVSEDDVLLPAQGSEYVLKGSLLHHSPPPALAPPPPPPEQQQQKKNVDTTITPKVQCVKPTSPTPEQESPLSQEGCWTTTSSWPPSPPAPAPAPAPMVEAPPALLQQQQQPQPQPQPVRSSFSSITGDGDEEAAHSSSSGNSSSPDNPTRGSSGSTPCSSGGASSPGSPPRLTPYNKHKPGHNSVAGHDAATQTDGIPPARREVQKDTSSMSGMAAAPTEDGHRGGSSSSGTGGRSGTLETLIRAEALGRRGAATKRILLEEEEEEDKEAVQSLGAKLKPANLLMRLVACGWTMSARHHPACGLMHKPHHVHVDLPPSSPVLSPLGALIMRPPQTVGDRVSESGGDCCGHCRGSFRQTAAAAGNGDESAKGMPTSSSCKHDGSTNFLHAHHDTSISSLLGPGLLFISTN is encoded by the exons ATGTCGTCCTCGTCGGAGGAAGCAACAAGGGTTCAGGCAACAATGGAGGGGAGGCCGACGGGCCGTGGCAGCCCAGGCTCATCAGGGACGAGGGTGACGGTGGTGTACTACCTGTGTCGCAACGGCCGCCACCTGGAGCACCCGCACTTGATGGAGCTGCTCCTCGCCTCCCCCCGCCTCTACCTCCGAG ATGTGTTGAGCCGGCTGGACGCGGTGAGAGGGAAGGGCATGGCCGCCATCTACTCCTGGTCCTGCAAAAG gAGGTACAAGACCGGATTCGTCTGGCACGATGTGTCGGAGGATGATGTGCTGCTGCCTGCGCAGGGCAGCGAGTACGTCCTCAAGGgctccctcctccaccactcGCCACCACCTGCACTTGcacctccgccgccaccaccag agcagcagcagcagaagaagaATGTCGACACAACCATTACTCCAAAGGTCCAGTGTGTCAAGCCAACTTCTCCTACTCCTGAACAAGAGTCGCCACTCTCACAGGAAGGCTGCTGGACTACTACTTCATCGTggccgccatctcctcctgctcctgctcccgctcccgctcccatGGTCGAGGCGCCACCTGCGCTCctgcagcaacagcaacagccaCAGCCACAGCCACAGCCAGTGCGGTCATCATTTTCTTCCATCACCGGGGACGGGGACGAGGAGGCAGCTCATTCAAGCTCTTCAGGCAACTCATCGTCTCCTGATAATCCAACCAGAGGCTCAAGTGGAAGCACGCCTTGCTCCTCAGGTGGCGCAAGCTCTCCTGGTTCTCCACCTAGACTCACGccttacaacaagcacaagccCGGGCACAACTCCGTTGCAGGGCATGATGCAGCGACGCAAACCGATGGAATACCACCAGCTAGGAGGGAGGTTCAGAAGGACACTAGTAGCATGTCGGGCATGGCGGCCGCGCCTACCGAAGACGGCCATCGAGGAGGATCTTCCTCCTCCGGCACCGGCGGTAGGAGCGGGACCTTGGAGACCCTGATAAGGGCCGAGGCTCTTGGCAGGAGAGGTGCAGCTACAAAGAGGATCCtactagaggaggaggaggaggaggacaaggaaGCAGTGCAGTCGCTGGGCGCGAAGCTGAAGCCAGCCAACCTGCTGATGCGGCTGGTGGCTTGTGGGTGGACCATGTCCGCGAGGCACCACCCTGCCTGTGGCCTCATGCACAAGCCCCACCATGTTCATGTTGATCTGCCGCCGTCATCTCCAGTCTTGTCTCCCCTCGGCGCACTCATCATGCGTCCTCCTCAAACTGTTGGAGACAGAGTCTCAGAATCAGGAGGAGATTGCTGCGGCCATTGCAGAGGGAGCTTCCGTCAAACTGCTGCAGCTGCAGGCAATGGGGATGAGTCAGCCAAAGGGATGCCCACCTCTTCGTCTTGCAAACACGACGG ATCAACAAATTTCCTTCATGCCCACCACGACACTTCGATTTCTTCCCTTCTCGGTCCCGGGCTATTATTTATCTCCACAAATTGA